A region of Solanum dulcamara chromosome 7, daSolDulc1.2, whole genome shotgun sequence DNA encodes the following proteins:
- the LOC129894761 gene encoding putative pentatricopeptide repeat-containing protein At3g23330 produces MILKKYVGFAFLYSHHHLKSFPTFSTLSVLSNAINPVPIKLHHLQHYSSSPVLPVSKIQVTHAQKIKDGSAHNSSISNYVLNLYTKSNHLASAQKLFDEIPQKDVRTWTILISGFAQFGRNGNALSLFIRMQKEGIVIPNEFTLSSVFKCCSSVSNGLRLGKSIHGWMVVTAAVDLDVGLENAILDLYVKCESFDYAKRFFELMSDKNVVSWNIMLAGYLGTDDMETSVKLFKIMPEKDVSSWNTVIDGLLQHGFDRDALKLLRQMTLDGPSFNKVTFSISSTLMSSLRNLELGRQIHGKVMRLSIYKDTLVRASLISMYCKCGQMEKASRIFQEFRQGFVEVQHSHSVPWSTIISGYIHNSMLKDALQVFSSMISDQLEVDVFTLSSILSASANSGLLELGWQIHGYVQKLGHIWDIFFISAIIDMYAKCGKLDSALLFFEQTQTRNIVVWTTMINSYAIHGKGSDAIQLFNLMLNQRIAPNEVSFISVLTACGHAGLVKEGCKYFRWMKQVYGIKPGVEHYSCMVDLFGRAGCLEEAYDFIHEMGISNMSEVWKVILSSCLVHKNVKMARHVSEKLLELQPSEHSPYILLSNACSENENWDEASKLRGLMQEREVVKHPGQSWT; encoded by the coding sequence ATGATATTGAAGAAATACGTAGGATTTGCGTTCCTTTACTCTCATCATCATCTAAAATCTTTCCCCACTTTTTCTACACTTTCAGTTTTAAGTAACGCTATAAATCCAGTTCCCATAAAGCTTCATCATCTTCAACATTATTCTTCCTCGCCTGTGCTTCCAGTATCGAAAATCCAAGTCACTCATGCCCAGAAAATCAAAGATGGGTCTGCTCACAACTCATCTATCAGTAACTATGTTTTAAATCTTTACACAAAAAGTAACCATTTAGCCTCTGCCCAGAAGTTGTTTGATGAAATTCCTCAAAAAGATGTTCGAACTTGGACGATACTCATATCAGGTTTTGCTCAATTTGGGCGTAATGGAAATGCATTATCGTTGTTTATTAGGATGCAAAAAGAGGGCATTGTTATTCCTAATGAATTCACTTTATCTAGTGTTTTCAAGTGTTGTTCTAGTGTTAGTAACGGGCTTAGATTGGGAAAGTCTATACATGGCTGGATGGTCGTTACTGCTGCAGTTGATTTGGATGTTGGTTTGGAGAATGCTATACTTGATCTTTATGTCAAATGTGAGTCTTTCGATTATGCTAAACGCTTCTTTGAACTGATGAGTGATAAAAACGTCGTATCTTGGAATATAATGCTGGCAGGATATCTGGGTACAGATGATATGGAGACAAGTGTCAAACTCTTTAAAATAATGCCTGAAAAGGATGTTTCGAGTTGGAATACTGTCATTGATGGACTTTTGCAACATGGGTTTGATAGAGATGCCCTTAAGCTCCTACGTCAAATGACGTTAGATGGGCCTTCTTTTAACAAAGTTACGTTTTCTATATCATCAACGTTGATGTCTTCTCTTAGAAATCTAGAATTAGGAAGGCAAATCCATGGTAAAGTGATGAGGTTGTCTATATACAAAGACACGCTTGTAAGGGCCTCATTAATTTCTATGTATTGCAAATGTGGTCAGATGGAGAAGGCTTCTAGGATTTTCCAAGAATTCCGTCAAGGTTTTGTTGAAGTACAACATTCACATTCTGTTCCGTGGAGTACAATAATATCAGGTTATATTCACAATAGCATGCTGAAAGATGCTTTACAAGTCTTTAGCTCCATGATAAGTGATCAATTGGAAGTTGATGTGTTTACACTGTCAAGCATTCTTAGTGCTTCTGCAAATAGTGGGCTTTTAGAACTTGGCTGGCAGATTCATGGCTATGTTCAAAAACTTGGACACATATGggacatattttttatttcagcAATTATTGACATGTATGCCAAATGTGGAAAGTTAGATTCTGCTCTGTTGTTTTTTGAGCAAACCCAAACTCGGAATATTGTGGTATGGACTACTATGATAAACAGTTATGCTATACATGGAAAAGGATCTGATGCTATTCAGCTATTTAATCTTATGCTGAATCAAAGGATTGCACCAAATGAAGTAAGTTTCATTAGTGTTTTAACTGCATGTGGTCATGCAGGTTTGGTGAAAGAAGGATGCAAGTATTTTAGATGGATGAAACAAGTTTATGGCATCAAGCCTGGTGTTGAACATTACTCTTGTATGGTTGATCTTTTTGGCCGTGCTGGTTGTTTAGAGGAGGCTTATGATTTCATTCATGAGATGGGCATCTCTAACATGTCTGAAGTTTGGAAGGTAATCTTATCTTCTTGCTTGGTGCATAAAAATGTAAAGATGGCAAGACATGTTTCTGAGAAATTGCTAGAACTTCAGCCAAGTGAACACAGTCCTTACATTCTGTTATCAAATGCTTGTTCAGAGAATGAAAATTGGGATGAAGCGTCAAAATTAAGGGGTTTGATGCAGGAAAGGGAAGTTGTGAAACATCCGGGTCAATCATGGACTTAG